One window of the Macaca thibetana thibetana isolate TM-01 chromosome 1, ASM2454274v1, whole genome shotgun sequence genome contains the following:
- the LOC126956342 gene encoding transmembrane epididymal protein 1-like — translation MGGFEGHLYPGLSFFFYGLYHAQLVSRALICNAPVQYPPHHPWSKGRWARLWQIYYIGLLKILSACILVAQELHSIPRQFVLISKMYHQRNFMFRKQWQHLTLYMTFLLSGCVDMVSQNLLPKRCAALEQGAQALGMFIFLPLMVSHLQDTEGVELQSHVLLTQAMFLLTLVVTAELWAPNMLLLWIMKAFLYMITGSWLMHIGFMLFKPISGYQWMDDDRNDIMFVTTFFCWHVIFSAILMIWIYGFSFWWYCYIFVKA, via the coding sequence ATGGGAGGCTTTGAGGGTCATCTGTACCCAGGGCTGTCTTTCTTCTTCTATGGACTTTATCATGCACAACTTGTCTCCAGAGCCTTGATATGCAATGCCCCTGTCCAGTATCCACCACACCATCCCTGGAGCAAAGGAAGATGGGCAAGGCTATGGCAAATATACTACATTGGGTTGCTGAAGATACTGAGTGCCTGCATTTTAGTAGCCCAAGAATTGCACAGCATTCCTAGACAGTTTGTACTTATCAGCAAGATGTATCATCAGAGGAACTTTATGTTCCGCAAACAGTGGCAGCATCTCACTCTCTATATGACTTTCTTGCTGAGTGGGTGTGTAGACATGGTGAGCCAGAACCTGCTGCCTAAGAGATGTGCTGCTCTGGAGCAAGGTGCCCAAGCTCTGGGCATGTTCATATTTCTGCCCCTGATGGTGTCTCACCTGCAGGACACAGAAGGAGTGGAGCTTCAGTCTCACGTGCTGCTCACCCAGGCCATGTTCCTGCTGACTCTGGTGGTGACCGCAGAGCTGTGGGCTCCCAACATGCTGCTGCTCTGGATCATGAAGGCCTTTTTGTATATGATCACAGGCTCTTGGCTGATGCACATAGGCTTTATGCTGTTCAAACCAATCTCTGGCTatcaatggatggatgatgaCAGAAATGACATTATGTTTGTCACCACCTTCTTCTGCTGGCATGTGATCTTCAGTGCCATTTTGATGATCTGGATCTATGGCTTCTCCTTTTGGTGGTATTGCTACATTTTTGTTAAGGCCTGA